In Gavia stellata isolate bGavSte3 chromosome 28, bGavSte3.hap2, whole genome shotgun sequence, a single genomic region encodes these proteins:
- the HAP1 gene encoding LOW QUALITY PROTEIN: huntingtin-associated protein 1 (The sequence of the model RefSeq protein was modified relative to this genomic sequence to represent the inferred CDS: substituted 1 base at 1 genomic stop codon) encodes GRSQPNFALXGGAPKGSRETCQHHGCVHPLLSGSKLDTTVLRETPPGQCPPAHHLRSSPDSPTAALPHAGPARHGSATGGCRDAATVTDLCSGDVPEVEIISLLGEQLPRYTLRADTIFGYDHDDWLRATPGPPEPAAPLTPQQIEETLQYFVLCAERVVRITKTYHDIDAVTNLLDEKERDLELAARIGQSLLKQNRSLTERNELLEEQLELAKEEIAQLRHEVSMRDDLLHFYTTTTEESEPTSATSTPLRRNESSLSLQQYFQYDTLQQKLKCLEEENQKLRMEATSIATETCQYEDQEQQLMIDCVEQFSEASRQVVYLSDELARKAEDTARQQEEISQLLAQVVDLQQKCRTYGSEVEELQQHLAVAKEVQQQLRTELRDLQEKYAECGGMLQEAQEEVKSLRSRSLPNSTVSRYGAPSLLPVDSLAAEIKGTMRKGTESSSSDYKTYLRVFETVKAVNQAAKAKSCSESPHNLPGSKQLSAAPSGGASTPCTSCSTLEGAQGEGAGEEPRAAPGQQDLEAAVQRLSVRQQSHASEERSFFEAEREHKLWRLRDGESSSGFLTPNESIISTGTNYSGGSELTAGSSFSLGSLAYLPDKLQIVKPLEGSVTLHHWQQLARPNLGGILVPRPGVLTKDFRQLDTDLEEVYSLNDLEEDDDVDTSSFQLLPTSTPTKAKERPGVFLSVNNLPQTPSTFTITTCHILHPTTEITTVTPSLYNAVVPSCGPLEGLSLCSPSLEPSFPVLAPGPGPPRTPVGLIRLLLVQGISASVPGTHLWWAPPLPSQDPQHADTQPLPAGRGQERPPPRSSIFSLNLVEKLRRLGLDKVVARGEMSYTRGEHRGARGALT; translated from the exons GGAAGATCACAGCCGAACTTTGCTCTCTGAGGTGGGGCTCCCAAGGGCTCCCGCGAGACCTGCCAGCACCACGGTTGTGTCCACCCACTGCTGAGCGGCT CCAAACTGGACACCACGGTCCTGCGAGAGACCCCGCCCGGCCAGTGCCCGCCTGCCCACCACCTCCGGTCCAGCCCGGACTCGCCCACTGCTGCCTTGCCCCACGCTGGCCCCGCACGCCACGGGTCGGCCACGGGTGGATGCCGCGATGCTGCAACCGTCACCG acTTGTGCAGTGGCGATGTCCCCGAGGTGGAGATCATCAGCCTGCTGGGCGAGCAGCTGCCCCGCTACACACTGCGGGCTGACACCATCTTCGGCTACGACCACGACGACTGGCTGCGTgccacccccggccccccggaGCCTGCggcccccctcaccccccagcAGATCGAGGAAACTCTGCAGTACTTCG TCCTGTGCGCTGAGCGGGTGGTCAGGATCACGAAGACCTACCACGACATCGATGCAGTCACCAACCTGCTGGACGAG AAGGAGCGGGACCTGGAGCTGGCGGCACGCATTGGGCAGTCCCTGCTGAAGCAGAACCGGAGCCTGACTGAGCGCAATGAGCtcctggaggagcagctggagtTGGCCAAAGAGGAG aTTGCGCAGCTGCGCCACGAGGTCTCTATGCGGGACGACCTGCTCCACTTCTACACCACCACAACAGAGGAGAGCGAGCCCACCTCCGCCACCTCCACGCC gctgcGCCGGAACGAGTCCTcgctgtccctgcagcagtaCTTCCAGTACGACACCTTGCAGCAGAAACTCAAGtgcctggaggaggagaacCAGAAGCTTCGCATGGAG GCCACCAGCATTGCAACCGAGACCTGTCAGTACGAGgaccaggagcagcagctgatgATTGACTGCGTGGAGCAGTTCT CTGAAGCAAGCCGGCAGGTCGTCTACCTCTCCGACGAGCTGGCCCGCAAGGCGGAGGACACGGCGCGGCAGCAGGAGGAGATCAGCCAGCTCCTGGCGCAGGTCGTGGACCTGCAGCAGAAGTGCCGCACG TATGGCTCGGAGGTGGaggagctccagcagcacctggCTGTGGCGAAGgaggtgcagcagcagctcagaacAGAG CTGCGGGACCTGCAGGAGAAGTACGCCGAGTGCGGCGGGATGCTGCAGGAAGCCCAGGAGGAGGTCAAGAGCCTGCGCAGCCGTAGCCTGCCCAACAGCACTGTCAGCCGCTACGGCGCGCCCAGCCTCCTGCCCGTG GACTCGCTGGCAGCTGAGATCAAGGGGACGATGAGGAAGGGGACAGAGAGCTCCTCCTCAGACTACAA GACCTACCTGCGTGTCTTTGAGACGGTGAAAGCTGTGAACCAGGCAGCCAAAGCCAAGTCTTGCTCCGAGTCTCCCCACAACTTGCCGGGCTCCAAGCAGTTGTCAGCTGCTCCCTCTGGGGGGGCCAGCACACCCTGCACCAGCTGCTCCACCTTGGAGGGCGCCCA GGGCGAGGGGGCCGGAGAGGAgccgcgggcagccccgggccaGCAGGACCTGGAGGCGGCAGTGCAGCGGCTGTCGGTGCGGCAGCAGAGCCATGCCTCGGAGGAGCGCTCCTTCTTTGAGGCAGAGCGGGAGCACAAGCTGTGGCGGCTGAGGGACGGGGAGAGCTCCAGCGGTTTCCTCACCCCCAATGAGAGCATCATCTCCACTGGGACCAACTACTCGGGGGGCTCGGAGCTCACCGCCGGCTCCAGCTTCTCCCTCGGCTCCCTCGCCTACCTGCCTGACAAGCTGCAGATCGTGAAGCCCCTGGAAG gctCCGTGACGCTCCACcactggcagcagctggcacgGCCCAACCTGGGTGGGATCCTGGTGCCCCGTCCCGGGGTGCTCACCAAAGACTTCAGGCAGCTGGACACCGACCTGGAGGAGGTCTACAGCCTCAATGACCTGGAGGAGGACGACGACGTGGACACCAgctccttccagctgctccCTACCTCAACACCTACCAAAGCCAAGGAGCGCCCCGGGG TGTTCCTCTCTGTTAACAACCTCCCCCAGACCCCGTCTACCTTCACCATCACCACCTGCCACATCCTCCACCCCACCACTGAGATCACCACGGTGACACCCAG TCTGTATAACGCCGTCGTGCCTTCTTGTGGGCCCCTTGAGGGGCTGAGCCTCTGCAGCCCCTCGCTGGAGCCGTCTTTCCCTGTGCTGGCACCTGGCCCCGGACCCCCAAGGACCCCCGTGGGACTCATCAGGCTCTTGCTGGTgcagggcatctctgcctcAGTGCCAGGCACTCACCTGTGGTGGGCCCCCCCACTGCCCTCCCAGGACCCCCAGCATGCTGACACCCAGCCCTTGCCTGCGGGCAGGGGACAGGAGAGACCCCCACCCAGGAGCAGCATCTTCAGCTTGAACCTGGTGGAGAAGCTGCGGCGCCTGGGGCTGGACAAGGTGGTGGCCAGAGGGGAGATGTCCTACACGCggggagagcacaggggagccCGGGGTGCACTGACGTGA
- the LOC132319356 gene encoding gastrin/cholecystokinin-like peptide codes for MKAKVCISLILAIVATACLCRPAVEAPGTAGDPRWLPASLVRRDWPESLSQEQKHLISRFLPHIFTELRDRKGYVHGDEGTEALHDHYYPDWMDFGRRSAEDSTNAA; via the exons ATGAAGGCAAAGGTGTGCATCAGCCTCATCCTCGCCATCGTGGCAACCGCCTGCCTGTGCCGGCCAGCAGTGGAGGCACCGGGCACTGCGGGGGACCCCCGCTGGCTCCCCGCCAGCCTGGTCCGTCGGGACTGGCCCGAGTCCCTGTCCCAGGAGCAGAAGCACCTCATCTCCCGGTTCCTGCCCCACATCTTCACAG AGCTGCGCGACCGCAAGGGCTATGTGCATGGGGACGAGGGGACAGAGGCTCTGCATGACCACTACTACCCCGACTGGATGGACTTTGGCCGCCGCAGTGCTGAGGACTCGACCAATGCTGCGTAG
- the EIF1 gene encoding eukaryotic translation initiation factor 1 — MSAIQNLQPFDPFADASKGDDLLPAGTEDYIHIRIQQRNGRKTLTTVQGIADDYDKKKLVKAFKKKFACNGTVIEHPEYGEVIQLQGDQRKNICQFLVEIGLAKDDQLKVHGF, encoded by the exons ATGTCCGCTATCCAGAACCTCCAACCCTTCG ACCCCTTTGCTGATGCAAGTAAGGGTGATGACCTGCTCCCTGCCGGCACTGAGGACTACATCCATATAAGGATCCAGCAGCGGAACGGCAGGAAGACCCTCACCACAGTCCAGGGCATCGCGGATGATTACGATAAAAAGAAACTGGTGAAGGCCTTCAAAAAG AAATTCGCCTGCAATGGTACTGTAATTGAACACCCCGAATATGGAGAAGTGATTCAGTTGCAAGGTGACCAGCGCAAGAACATATGCCAGTTCCTCGTAGAG ATTGGACTGGCTAAAGACGACCAGCTGAAAGTCCATGGGTTTTAA